From the Amia ocellicauda isolate fAmiCal2 chromosome 21, fAmiCal2.hap1, whole genome shotgun sequence genome, one window contains:
- the fcf1 gene encoding rRNA-processing protein FCF1 homolog, which produces MGKQKKTKKYATMKRMISLKDQRLNEKDRAKVKEKKKEDPSAIKEREVPKYPSCLFFQYNTQLGPPYHILVDTNFINFSIKAKLDIVQSMMDCLYAKCIPCITDCVMAEIEKLGQKFRVALRIAKDARFERLPCTHKGTYADDCLVQRVTQHKCYIVATVDRELKRRIRKIPGVPIMYISNHRYNIERMPDDYGAPRL; this is translated from the exons ATG gggaAGCAGAAGAAAACGAAGAAGTATGCGACGATGAAAAGGATGATTAGTTTAAAGGATCAAAGGCT aaatgaGAAAGATCGAGCCAAAGtaaaggagaaaaagaaagaagatccCTCTGCAATAAAGGAAAGAGAAGT TCCCAAGTATCCTTCCTGCCTGTTCTTTCAATACAACACACAGCTGGGTCCTCCTTACCACATCCTGGTGGACACTAACTTCATAAACTTCTCCATTAAAGCCAAACTTGACATTGTGCAATCCATGATGGACTGTTTGTATGCGAAAT GCATTCCTTGCATTACAGACTGTGTGATGGCTGAGATTGAAAAACTGGGACAGAAATTCAGGGTTGCCCTCAG GATAGCCAAAGATGCTCGATTTGAGCGGTTGCCGTGCACACACAAAGGGACTTACGCTGATGATTGCTTAGTCCAGAGGGTTACACAG CACAAATGTTATATTGTggccacagtggacagagagttGAAGAGAAGAATTAGGAAAATTCCAGGAGTACCTATCATGTATATTTCCAACCACAG GTACAATATTGAAAGAATGCCAGATGACTACGGTGCTCCAAGACTGTAA